The genomic interval AACAAAGGTGTGATGACTGATCGCGCTGCGCGCGCTGCCGGTGTCGGCGGCGAAGTTCTGTGCACAGTGTTCTAAGGGGGGATAGACATGTCTCGCGTCGCTAAGAACCCCGTTAAGCTGCCGTCCGGTGTCGAAGTCAAATTCGCAGGTCAGCAGCTTTCGGTGAAGGGTGCCAAGGGCACTCTCGAACTGAACGTTCACTCGTCTGTTGAAGTTACCGAAGAGTCTGGTGAGCTGCGTTTCGTTGCTCGCAATGGTGACCAGCAAGCTCGTGCCATGGCCGGTACCACCCGCGCTCTGGTGAACAACATGGTCCAGGGCGTAAGCCAAGGCTTCGAGCGTAAGCTCCAGCTGGTCGGTGTTGGTTACAAGGCACAGGCTAAAGGCACCGTCCTGAACCTGGCCCTGGGCTTCTCGCACCCAGTGGACTACGAACTGCCAGCCGGTATCACCGCTGAAACGCCTAGCCAGACCGACATCCTGATCAAGGGT from Pseudomonas fortuita carries:
- the rplF gene encoding 50S ribosomal protein L6, giving the protein MSRVAKNPVKLPSGVEVKFAGQQLSVKGAKGTLELNVHSSVEVTEESGELRFVARNGDQQARAMAGTTRALVNNMVQGVSQGFERKLQLVGVGYKAQAKGTVLNLALGFSHPVDYELPAGITAETPSQTDILIKGIDKQLVGQVAAEIRDFRPPEPYKGKGVRYADEVVRRKEAKKK